The following are encoded together in the Oryzias melastigma strain HK-1 linkage group LG17, ASM292280v2, whole genome shotgun sequence genome:
- the LOC112147644 gene encoding zinc finger protein 16, whose translation MNEMEFSVPLSSLALLVPPLRLMSAVMWEVVRQRNIKHYGKLEEFVSMVTDAVPELMSKREGRLLSLGLRARTTLELLRSEHPEDLKAVETHLNRIRTSCIEETNDPVIEAPEANFMKLVQGLIEDTDGREHFLKNVFPVEYGPDFDTALETLVCEFFSRLEELLPIPDFKQTASWISAAPAVLEEYMQCVSNGEDLKFLLQSKQCHGKLAKSSVAQFQSDDLLIPSLSLPSSLEVAISSHPSACDDDVHHDDEDGVTQIVMFDEELSTNPSTSTDFPELPKAADISSSPCGKPQPEVHKCPECGKCFKHHSVLMEHQRVHSGLHPYICSECGRAFRTATLLAGHRLRKCKNAAYLCIKCGNSFPTSLDKFRHHCPNRGRSYDCEQCGKSFQKSSGLKEHLLTHAQSRLFKCSHCGVGFSGIGDLKYHQQVDHEKPYKCSRCGKSFISPKSLAKHQQRHEGHGEIEMGKLIGGGKHVKSSLGHRTASSLSIRKMSFKVGYPRGRLTHNCPLCGRSFKYRFEFLEHQRFHTAVKPYKCSQCGKAFRTEAHLSGHRKRKCKNAAQICTKCGSQFRSLHERVRHQCVQLLTKYECSHCGKTFKMAHLLRNHQMSEHQLPYSPNHRFRCRYCDETFPGISELKYHQRVDHEKPYQCQECGKCFLSEKCLSNHELRHNDERPESCLVCGRGFRNRYDLKQHMRTHTGERPYQCTHCSQCFSTAGGLRSHTRVHTGEKPHVCPDCGKAFSQMGAMRTHRLTHTGERPFKCTVCGKGFTMAHKVTVHMRVHTGERPYVCSQCGKAFSDGSVLKQHMLNHSGVRPYHCQICPKTYTCLNHLRRHLKSHSNMN comes from the exons ATGAACGAGATGG AGTTCAGCGTTCCCCTGTCTTCTTTGGCACTTCTGGTCCCCCCACTCCGGTTGATGTCGGCCGTGATGTGGGAGGTGGTGAGACAGAGGAACATCAAGCATTATGGGAAACTGGAGGAGTTTGTGTCCATGGTGACGGATGCTGTCCCAGAACTGATGAGCAAAAGAGAAGGAAGACTGCTATCACTGGGGCTGAGGGCTCGG ACAACTCTTGAACTTCTGCGTTCAGAACACCCGGAAGATCTCAAAGCAGTTGAGACTCACCTGAACAGAATTAGAACTTCATGCATCGAGGAG ACAAATGATCCTGTAATCGAAGCCCCAGAAGCAAACTTCATGAAGCTGGTGCAGGGCCTCATCGAAGACACAGATGGCAGGGAACACTTCCTTAag AACGTGTTTCCGGTGGAATACGGCCCCGACTTTGACACAGCATTAGAAACTCTAGTTTGTGAATTTTTCTCAAGGCTGGAGGAGCTCCTTCCAATCCCAGATTTCAAACAG ACTGCGTCCTGGATCAGTGCTGCACCCGCTGTCCTGGAGGAGTACATGCAATGCGTCTCAAACGGAGAAGACCTGAAGTTTCTTCTCCAGAGCAAGCAGTGCCATGGGAAGCTAGCAAAGAGCTCTGTTG CTCAGTTTCAATCCGACGATCTTCTTATTCCGTCTCTGTCCCTCCCTTCATCCCTGGAAGTAGCCATCTCGTCTCACCCGAGTGCGTGTGACGACGACGTCCACCACGACGACGAGGACGGCGTTACTCAGATTGTTATGTTTGACGAAGAGCTTTCCACAAACCCTTCCACGTCCACCGACTTCCCCGAGTTACCAAAAGCGGCCGACATCTCCTCGTCTCCCTGTGGCAAACCGCAGCCTGAAGTCCACAAATGCCCCGAGTGCGGCAAGTGCTTCAAGCACCACTCGGTCCTGATGGAGCATCAGCGAGTCCACAGCGGCCTCCACCCCTACATCTGCTCCGAGTGCGGCCGGGCGTTCCGAACAGCCACGCTGCTGGCTGGGCACAGACTCCGGAAATGTAAGAACGCTGCATACCTCTGCATCAAATGTGGGAACAGCTTCCCCACGTCGCTCGACAAATTCCGACACCATTGTCCAAACCGGGGGCGTAGCTACGACTGCGAACAATGCGGGAAGAGCTTTCAAAAGTCCAGCGGCCTGAAGGAGCACCTGCTGACTCACGCTCAAAGCCGCCTTTTCAAGTGCAGCCACTGCGGCGTGGGTTTCTCTGGAATCGGCGACCTTAAATATCACCAGCAGGTGGATCACGAGAAGCCTTACAAATGCAGTCGATGCGGGAAGAGCTTTATTTCTCCAAAGAGCTTAGCTAAGCACCAACAACGGCACGAAGGCCACGGCGAAATAGAGATGGGGAAGCTGATAGGCGGCGGTAAACATGTGAAAAGTAGCTTAGGTCACCGGACTGCTTCGTCGCTGTCCATCAGGAAGATGTCGTTCAAAGTGGGCTACCCCCGAGGAAGGCTGACTCACAACTGCCCGCTGTGTGGTCGCAGCTTCAAGTACCGCTTTGAGTTCCTGGAGCACCAGAGGTTCCACACAGCGGTCAAGCCGTACAAATGCTCGCAGTGCGGCAAAGCCTTCCGCACCGAGGCGCATCTGTCAGGCCACCGGAAGCGGAAGTGCAAGAACGCCGCACAGATTTGCACCAAGTGCGGCAGTCAGTTCAGGTCGCTGCACGAGCGCGTGCGCCACCAGTGCGTGCAGCTGCTGACTAAATACGAGTGCTCCCACTGCGGCAAGACCTTCAAGATGGCCCACCTGCTCCGGAACCACCAGATGAGCGAGCACCAGCTCCCGTACAGCCCCAACCACCGCTTCCGCTGCAGGTACTGCGACGAGACCTTCCCCGGGATCAGCGAGCTCAAGTACCACCAGAGGGTCGACCACGAGAAGCCTTACCAGTGTCAGGAGTGCGGGAAGTGTTTCCTGTCTGAGAAATGCCTGTCCAACCACGAGTTGCGCCACAACGACGAGCGACCCGAGAGCTGCCTGGTGTGCGGCCGCGGCTTCCGGAACCGCTACGATCTGAAGCAGCACATGCGCACTCACACTGGCGAGCGGCCTTACCAGTGTACACACTGCTCGCAGTGCTTCTCTACCGCCGGGGGCCTGCGGAGTCACACCAGGGTCCACACGGGCGAGAAGCCGCACGTTTGCCCCGACTGCGGCAAAGCTTTCTCCCAGATGGGCGCCATGCGCACCCACCGGCTGACGCACACCGGAGAGCGGCCCTTCAAGTGCACGGTGTGCGGCAAGGGCTTCACAATGGCGCACAAAGTGACGGTGCACATGCGCGTGCACACCGGCGAGCGGCCCTACGTGTGCTCGCAGTGCGGGAAGGCCTTCTCGGACGGAAGCGTGCTGAAGCAGCACATGCTGAACCACTCAGGGGTGAGACCGTACCACTGCCAGATCTGTCCCAAGACCTACACCTGCCTGAACCACCTGAGGAGGCACCTGAAGAGCCACTCCAACATGAACTAG